A portion of the Candidatus Krumholzibacteriia bacterium genome contains these proteins:
- a CDS encoding N-acetylmuramoyl-L-alanine amidase, with amino-acid sequence MSAPRSYFAILFTVIVGLITLAAGNVPAQIDIWVDPGHGGWDSGAEGFNGPAVPNEKELNIGVASRLENRLTALGYYAYRTQNYDTTYTQPWQRRQIANGQRSNDQGIRSSCRLLISVHMNSVPDASKLGTLTLYAAAKYEGKDEDAYAQDSTVAAVVQHDLMTYADVAFLFCSRDRGIVPDDSLAILKKCRMPAILVEVCFISNGCQWGNIITAGDQELCAEGIAAGVSHYLPILLESPVLPEPVRSVAVATPSAFRVPALLL; translated from the coding sequence ATGAGCGCGCCTCGTTCATATTTCGCAATTTTGTTCACCGTCATTGTCGGTCTCATAACTTTGGCTGCCGGCAACGTTCCCGCCCAAATCGACATCTGGGTTGATCCTGGGCACGGGGGTTGGGACTCGGGCGCCGAGGGCTTCAACGGCCCGGCAGTTCCCAACGAGAAGGAGCTCAACATTGGGGTGGCCAGCCGGCTCGAAAACCGACTCACCGCTCTAGGGTATTACGCATACAGGACACAGAACTATGACACGACCTACACGCAGCCTTGGCAGCGTCGGCAAATCGCGAATGGGCAACGATCAAACGACCAGGGCATCAGATCGTCATGTCGTCTTCTAATCAGCGTGCACATGAACTCGGTGCCAGACGCGTCGAAGCTCGGGACGCTGACTTTGTATGCGGCCGCCAAGTATGAAGGTAAGGACGAAGACGCTTATGCTCAGGACAGCACTGTAGCGGCCGTAGTTCAACATGACCTCATGACGTATGCGGATGTTGCATTCCTTTTCTGCAGCCGGGATCGCGGGATCGTGCCCGATGACAGCCTCGCCATTCTGAAGAAGTGCCGCATGCCCGCGATACTCGTTGAAGTGTGTTTCATTTCAAATGGATGCCAGTGGGGTAACATCATCACGGCGGGTGACCAGGAACTATGCGCGGAAGGCATCGCGGCCGGGGTGTCACACTATTTGCCGATTCTTCTCGAGTCACCCGTGTTGCCCGAACCTGTGCGGTCTGTCGCGGTCGCGACCCCGTCTGCGTTTCGCGTCCCGGCATTGTTGCTCTAA